The Oncorhynchus nerka isolate Pitt River linkage group LG24, Oner_Uvic_2.0, whole genome shotgun sequence genome has a window encoding:
- the LOC135564254 gene encoding uncharacterized protein LOC135564254 yields MCCDDPEPAANIWKLVQVTRKWQRRAGPEQRDLLPHSTICDWKCGICHSAISGWVFEPAQQPIRLTRVFPQLQPIPISSPIPISSPIPIPSSNPAPAPSPAPSPAPAPFPSPAPFPALAPNPSPAPAHPQLQPISSPPAPAPSPAPSPAPAPFSSPAPFPALAPNPSPAPNPSPAPAHLQPHSHPQLQPIPSPSSSPIPIPSSIPIPSSNPSPAPAPAPSPAPFPSPAPFPALAPNPSPAPAHPLSNPSPAPAPTPSPSPAPFPSPAPTPSPAAASSPAPAPGSVSGVPVVWVSQLPEHFCSTR; encoded by the exons GGATCTCCTGCCCCACAGCACCA TCTGTGATTGGAAGTGCGGTATTTGTCACAGTGCTATCTCCGGCTGGGTTTTTGAGCCCGCCCAGCAGCCAATCAGGCTGACGAGGGTcttt ccccagctccaaccCATCCCCATCTCCAGCCCCATTCCCATCTCCAGCCCCATTCCCATCCCCAGCTCcaacccagccccagccccatctccagccccatccccagctccagccccattCCCATCCCCAGCTCCATTCCCAGCCCTAGCTCCAAAcccatccccagctccagcccatccccagctccagcccatctccagcccc ccagccccagccccatctccagccccatccccagctccagccccattCTCATCCCCAGCTCCATTCCCAGCCCTAGCTCCAAACCCATCCCCAGCTCCAAAcccatccccagctccagcccatCTCCAGCCCCATTCCCATCCCCAGCTCCaacccatccccagccccagctccagccccattCCCATCCCCAGCTCCATTCCCATCCCCAGCTCCaacccatccccagccccagctccagccccatccccagccccattcCCATCCCCAGCTCCATTCCCAGCCCTAGCTCCAAAcccatccccagctccagcccatCCCCT CTCCaacccatccccagccccagctccaaccccatccccatctccagCCCCATTCCCATCCCCAGCTCCAACCCCATCCCCAGCTGCAGCCTCATCCCCAGCTCCAGCTCCAGGCTCAGTAAGTGGTGTCCCGGTGGTCTGGGTCTCACAGTTACCAGAGCATTTCTGTTCCACCAGATAA